TTTWGGGATYYGCTCCRSMTCGCKMYTTCGCTYCCCTCTGTTMRWCNCCATTGTAGTACGTGTGTAGCCCMRGACGTAAGGGSCRTGMTGAYTTGACGTCATCCCCRCCTTCCTCACATCTTACGACGGCAGTCTCSAYAGAGTCCYCAGCATRRCCTGATRGTAACTATMGATAAGGGTTGCGCTCGTTATGGCACTTAAGCCGACACCTCACGGCACGAGCTGACGACAACCATGCAGCACCTTCACARCKGNCCNKRMGGCTGWMATGTYTCCACWMCATTCMRYTGCAATTYAAGCCCGGGTAAGGTTCCTCGCGTATCATCGAATTAAACCACATGTTCCTCCGCTTGTGCGGGCCCCCGTCAAATYMMCGTAGTTTCACTCTTGCGAGCGTACTCCCCAGGCGGGGTACTTAACGCGTTAGCTCCGGCACTGACCGGGTCGATACGGTCAACGCCTAGTACCCATCGTTTACAGCTAGGACTACAGGGGTATCTAATCCCTTTCGCTCCCCTAGCTTTCGTCCATCAGTGTCAGTGCAGACCCAGCAAGGCGCTTTCGCCACCGGTGTTCTTCCTAATCTCTACGCATTTCACCGCTACACTAGGAATTCCCCTTGCCCCTGTCGCACTCCAGTCACCCAGTTTCCACTGCCTTTATGGAGTTAAGCTCCACCCTTTAACAATAGACTTGAATAACCACCTACGGACGCTTTACGCCCAATAATTCCGGATAACGCTTGCCTCCTCCGTATTACCGCGGCTGCTGGCACGGAGTTAGCCGAGGCTGATTCATCAGATACCGTCATTGCATTCTTCTCTGATAAAAGGGGTTTACAGTCCACAAACCTTCCTCCCCCACGCGGTCTTGCTCCGTCAGGCTTGCGCCCATTGCGGAAAATTCCCNACTGCTGCCTCCCGTAGGAGTCTGGACCGTGTCTCAGTTCCAGTGTGGCTGATCATCCTCTCAGACCAGCTACAGATCATTGCCTTGGTGTGCCATTACCACTCCAACTAGCTAATCTGACGCGAGCTCATCTCCAGGCCATAAATGTTTCACCCTTAGGCACATCCGGTATTAGCAGTCGTTTCCAACTGTTGTCCCCGTCCTGAAGCCAGATTCTCACGCGTTACTCACCCGTCCGCCACTAGTGCCCGAAAGCACCCGTTCGACTTGCATGTGTTAAGCAGACCGCCAGCGTTCATCCTGAGCCAGGATCAAACTCTCCATGTTAAGTAGAACCTTAAACACGAATGTCTGTTAGCTCTTTCCTGTTATCCGTTTCTTGACTCGGTGAAATTCCTCTCACCTAAGTCCAATTGATTTCACGGGTTAGTGATGTTATGCTGACTTTCAATCTATCTAATTGTCGAGGTTCTGGTCTCAGGAGCGTCGCTTCAGCTCGTTCGCCGAACCGCGTCCCCCTCGACCGCTTTACCAATATAACTAAGCTAACCAGAAGTGTCAATAAGTTGAAAAAAGTTTTTCGACAAAACACTGAAAAGCTTTCAGGATAGGGGGTTTCGCCAGATTTGCCAGGAAGATTCATCTGTCTTGACAATGGACTCTTCATGAACGGCGTTAGACAAGATGACGATCGCTTTAGCAGGTTGGTTAGGAATCGCTTGGGCAAATTCACGGGAGCTAGTGAAGCAGAATCCGTATCTGCATGCTTGGTTTGGTGACAGTGCAGTAGATACGGGGATTGCTGCGTAAATTCAGCAGATAGCTTTTTCAGAAAGGCATCTGATCAAAAATGGGTCGGTTCGTGAACCAACCCTGACTTATCTAATAATGATGTGCTTGCGAAATGTTGCTTGGAGTGATCCGAAGCAGCCTATTGACTGCCAGATTTTAGACGGAGAGGAAGCGTTGAATGACCTCGTTGCTTAAGTCCTTCGTTGAGCCGGAAGCTACGATGCCGCCCTTCTGCATAGCGTAGTAGGAGTCGGCTTGTTTGACGAAGTGCAGGTGTTGTTCGACCAAGAGGACAGAGATTCCTGTAGTTGCGACAATTTGGCGGATGGCGGCTTCAATGTCGAGGATGATGGAGGGCTGAATTCCCTCGGTGGGTTCGTCCAGGACGAGGAGTTTTGGTTTGCCCATGATGGCGCGGGCGATCGCCAACTGCTGTTGCTGTCCACCGCTAAGGTCGCCTCCCATGCGGGAGAGCATGGTTTTGAGAACGGGGAAGAGAGTGAATATCTCTTCGGGGATTTCTCTAACGTTGCGGGAACTGTCCGATCGCGCTTCCAGTCCAAGCAGGAGATTTTCCTTGACGGACAGACGGGGAATCACTTCTCGCCCTTGAGGGACGTAGCCAATTCCCATTCGGGCACGGCGATCGGGGGAAAGATGATTGATTTGTCGTCCGGCAAAGGTGATTGTGCCACTGCGAGCGGGAAGGAGTCCCATGATAGTTTTGAGCAGGGTAGTTTTGCCCACGCCATTGCGACCGATGAGACAAACCATTTGCCCCTGGGGGACACTGAGATCGACGTTGCGGAGAATGTGGCTTTCGCCGTAGTAGACGTTTAAGCCAGAGACTTGCAGCATTAAGGATTGAGCTGCACCGTCAAGGGAGGAGATAGGTTCGGAGTAGGTCTGGGTCATTGCATTTAGGGAAGCAGTTAGGGAGTCAATGACGGAGAGGTTGGGGAGACAGTATTAGAGGCATGAATATCCTCAGACTCGATTTCCTGACCGAGATAGACTTCGATGACGCGCGGATCGCTTTGTACCTGCTCGATGTTGCCTTCGCAGAGTACGGAACCTTCGTGCAGAACCGTTACTTTACGGGCGATTTGGCGAACAAATTCCATGTCATGTTCGATGACGATGATCGAATGGTTTTTAGACAGGGCAACTAGCAGTTCGCCGGTGCGATAGGTTTCCTCATCGGTGAGTCCGGCAACGGGTTCGTCTACCAGCAGCAGATCGGGGGATTGGGCAACCAGCATTCCGATTTCGAGCCACTGCTTTTCACCGTGGGACAGGAGGTTTGCCTTCAGGTCGGCTTTGGGGGTAAGTCCGATCGTATCCAGCAGCTCATTTACCGTTTGCCGCTCGATCGTCGGAGTGCGTCTGAACAGGGTTTTGAAAACCGTTTTGCGCGGGTTGCAGGCTAACTCCAGGTTCTCACGGGGGGTGAGATTGAGATAGACCCTGGGCGTTTGAAACTTACGTCCGACTCCCATACGGGCAATCTGGTGTTCGGAGTACGATCGCAGATTGCGTCCTTTGAAACGAACCTGTCCTAGAGTCGGTTTCACCTTTCCGGTAATGATATCCAGGAAAGTGGTTTTGCCTGCACCGTTGGGACCAATGATCACCCGTAGCTCGCCCGTATCC
This is a stretch of genomic DNA from Leptolyngbya ohadii IS1. It encodes these proteins:
- the urtE gene encoding urea ABC transporter ATP-binding subunit UrtE; this encodes MTQTYSEPISSLDGAAQSLMLQVSGLNVYYGESHILRNVDLSVPQGQMVCLIGRNGVGKTTLLKTIMGLLPARSGTITFAGRQINHLSPDRRARMGIGYVPQGREVIPRLSVKENLLLGLEARSDSSRNVREIPEEIFTLFPVLKTMLSRMGGDLSGGQQQQLAIARAIMGKPKLLVLDEPTEGIQPSIILDIEAAIRQIVATTGISVLLVEQHLHFVKQADSYYAMQKGGIVASGSTKDLSNEVIQRFLSV
- the urtD gene encoding urea ABC transporter ATP-binding protein UrtD; amino-acid sequence: MSVKILEIEDLTVSFDGFKALNRLNFSMDTGELRVIIGPNGAGKTTFLDIITGKVKPTLGQVRFKGRNLRSYSEHQIARMGVGRKFQTPRVYLNLTPRENLELACNPRKTVFKTLFRRTPTIERQTVNELLDTIGLTPKADLKANLLSHGEKQWLEIGMLVAQSPDLLLVDEPVAGLTDEETYRTGELLVALSKNHSIIVIEHDMEFVRQIARKVTVLHEGSVLCEGNIEQVQSDPRVIEVYLGQEIESEDIHASNTVSPTSPSLTP